The following proteins come from a genomic window of Neptunomonas concharum:
- a CDS encoding ABC transporter permease translates to MIAFFIKRFFQAVVVMFVISLISFSIQDNLGDPLRELVGQAVSEEERQALRDEMGLNDPFLVQYARFASKAIQGDLGNSYFFKEPALEVILKKFPATMELVIGATLIIVCFSVPVGVYSAIKPNGLFSKVVMGLSIVGISVPVFLTAIGLIYLFAIELGWMPSYGRGETTTILGFWESGFFTADGLMHLVLPSFTLASIMLPLFIRLIRAEMMEVLQSEYVKFAWAKGISPRRIYFLHALKNTMLPVITVGGVQIGTMVAYTILTETVFQWPGMGFLFLEAVNRVDTPLIVAYLIVVGAIFVVTNTLVDLIYGLVNPTVKLAGKK, encoded by the coding sequence ATGATTGCTTTTTTTATCAAACGGTTTTTTCAGGCCGTTGTCGTGATGTTCGTCATCAGTCTTATCAGTTTCTCTATTCAGGATAACTTAGGTGATCCGTTACGAGAGTTGGTAGGACAAGCAGTATCCGAAGAGGAGCGACAGGCGCTTCGCGATGAGATGGGTTTAAATGACCCCTTCTTGGTTCAATATGCTCGTTTTGCGTCTAAGGCGATCCAAGGGGATTTAGGAAACTCCTATTTCTTTAAGGAGCCTGCGCTTGAAGTCATTTTAAAGAAATTCCCTGCAACGATGGAACTGGTAATTGGCGCAACGTTAATTATTGTGTGCTTTTCTGTTCCTGTGGGTGTTTATTCTGCGATCAAGCCTAACGGTCTGTTCTCTAAGGTGGTGATGGGATTAAGTATCGTCGGGATTTCGGTTCCGGTATTCCTGACGGCTATCGGCTTGATCTATTTATTTGCGATTGAGTTGGGATGGATGCCTTCCTATGGTCGAGGGGAGACCACAACGATTTTGGGTTTCTGGGAAAGTGGCTTTTTTACAGCCGATGGTTTGATGCACTTGGTGCTACCTAGTTTTACCTTGGCGTCTATTATGTTGCCGCTTTTCATCCGCTTGATTCGTGCCGAGATGATGGAGGTGTTGCAGTCTGAGTATGTGAAGTTTGCGTGGGCAAAGGGTATTTCGCCAAGACGAATCTATTTCCTACATGCGCTAAAAAATACCATGTTACCGGTTATTACGGTGGGTGGGGTACAGATTGGTACGATGGTGGCTTACACCATTTTAACCGAAACCGTTTTCCAATGGCCGGGTATGGGCTTCCTGTTTTTAGAAGCGGTAAACCGAGTTGATACGCCGTTGATTGTGGCTTATTTGATTGTGGTTGGTGCGATCTTTGTGGTGACGAATACGCTGGTGGACTTGATTTATGGTCTTGTGAATCCAACCGTTAAGCTGGCAGGTAAAAAATAA